Part of the Bacteroidota bacterium genome is shown below.
AAGATTATATATCATGTTGAAAGGTGCTCCGGAAAGTGGAGAGGGGGAATCTTTCAATAAAATGATTGATTTTTATCTCGGTACCAAAGGATTACCCATCCCCGATTCTTATGAGCACGGAACCAAAGAGAATAAAACCGGGAATGCTCAAATAACTTGCCCTCCTGTTTTGCTTAAATCGATGATTTCATCCAACTGGCACAAACGTATCCTTATAAGCCTGAATACTCCCGGACAATGGGATGTGTCAGACCCGGAGGGCAAGCGGCAAAAGGGAAATACTCTTCACAGAATTATGGCTGGCATCCGTTCAAAGAGCGACCTGGAAGAAAAAATCCTGCAATTGCAAAAACAAAAGTATATTGAAGGTATTTCCTCCGCAATGATCATCAGTGCATTAACAAAACTCCTGGATAATCCCTCATGTACAATATTGTTTGAAGATGGTTGGAGTGTATTGAACGAACAGGAGATTACACTGGAAAATGGACAGATAGTTCGTCCAGATCGCTTGCTGTTAAAAGAAAACAGAATAAGGATATTTGATTTTAAAACCGGTTCACCGGATGAAACCCATAAGTTACAGATTAGAAATTATGCGGACATCCTGCATCAGATGGGTTATATTATCGATGCTCTAATCCTGGTATACCTTGAACAGGAGGAGGGTATTGTTCGTTTATGAACAAAGGACATACGCAGGCGGACATCCGGATGCTGAACCATCTGCGGAAGTACATCATAAGCCATTGTTTATGGTGAAATTAGCCTATATGGCATATTATTGGTTATCAGGATTCAATATTTTCAATAATCATTAAAAAATCAAAAACATGAGAAAAACGATTTTACTGTTAGCAGGATTACTTTTCATGTCGATGATGGCGGTTTCGCAGGACGAGATGCGTCTGATGCGATTCCCCGCTATTCATGGTGACCAGGTCGTATTTAGTTACGCAGGCGACCTTTATTCGGTAGACGCTTCAGGAGGTGTGGCCCGCAAGCTTACCAACGACCCGAATGGATATGAAATGTTTGCGAGATTTTCTCCGGATGGAACCCGGATTGCCTTTACTGGCCAGTATGACGGAAATACCGAAGTTTATGTAATGCCAGCCATTGGTGGAGTCCCGGTAAGAACGACCTATACTGCTACTTTAGGCAGAGATGATATTTCCGACCGTATGGGACCCAATAATATTGTCATGACCTGGAAGGATAATGACCATATCGTTTACCGGTCTCGAAAGAAATCCTTTAATTCATTTAAAGGACAACTGTTCCTGGTTCCCGCTGAAGGAGGACTGTCTCAACAACTTCCATTACCCTCCGGCGGCTTCTGCAGTTATTCTCCCGATGGAAAAAAACTTGCCTATAACAGGGTTTTTCGTGAATTCAGAACCTGGAAATATTACAAAGGAGGAATGGCCGATGATATCTGGATCTACGATTTCGATACAAAACAGGTACAGAATATCACTAATAACATCAACCAGGATATTTTTCCGATGTGGCATGGAGATAATATTTATTATCTGTCAGACCGTGACAGAACTATGAACCTGTTTGTTTACAATACGGTATCGGGTGAAACACGGAAGATAACCAATTATACCGATTACGATATTAAGTTCCCTTCTCTTGGAGATAAAGCAATTATTTTTGAAAGAGGCGGTTTGCTTTATACTTTCGATCTCCAAAACGAAAGCATAAAACAGATTCCGGTCATTATTGCCGATGACCTTGCCAACGGCAGGAATGAAATGAAAGATGCGTCCGAGGAAATCAATTCATTTGCCGTTTCCCCCGATGGAAAAAGAATAGTACTGGGTGCACGAGGAGATATCTTCACCCTCCCTGCAGAAAACGGAATTACCCTTAACCTTACGGAAACATCCGGTGTCCACGATCGCAATGTTGAATGGTCTCCCGACGGCAAATACATTTCCTTTATTTCCGATATGACTGGAGAAGATGAGATATATATCATGAATCAGGATGGTACTGAATTGCCTGTTCAACTCACTTTTAACAGCGATACATATAAATATAACCCTGTTTGGTCTCCCGATTCAAAAAAACTACTTTGGTCTGATAAAAAACTACGACTTCAGTATCTTGATATCGAAACCAAAAAAGTTACTCTGGTAGACCAGGCTTTGGATTGGGAAATGCGCGATTATAGCTGGGCTCCTGATAGCCGCTGGATCACTTATATACTTCCTGAAACCGATGGAACTTCAAAGGTATGGGTATATGATCTTGAAAACGCATCTAAAAATCCTGTGACCGATGAATGGTACGATTGTGCAGGGCCCGCATTCAGCGACGATGGAAAATATCTCTTCTTTACTTCAAACCGTGATTTTAATCCCATTTACTCCTGGACCGAATGGAACCATGCATACAGAAATATGACCAAGGTTTATTTTATAACCCTTGCAAAGGAAACTAAATCACCCTTTGAACCGGAAAACGATGTTGTCGCTGTTAAAAAGGATGAACCAGCCAAAAGCGATGACGGAGATAAAAAGAAAAAAGATGGCGACAAAGACGAAAAGAAGGATGAAGGAGTGAAAGTTAAAATTGATTTCGATGGCATAGCTCAGAGAATCATTGCTTTACCATTGGATGCCGGTCA
Proteins encoded:
- a CDS encoding protease — protein: MRKTILLLAGLLFMSMMAVSQDEMRLMRFPAIHGDQVVFSYAGDLYSVDASGGVARKLTNDPNGYEMFARFSPDGTRIAFTGQYDGNTEVYVMPAIGGVPVRTTYTATLGRDDISDRMGPNNIVMTWKDNDHIVYRSRKKSFNSFKGQLFLVPAEGGLSQQLPLPSGGFCSYSPDGKKLAYNRVFREFRTWKYYKGGMADDIWIYDFDTKQVQNITNNINQDIFPMWHGDNIYYLSDRDRTMNLFVYNTVSGETRKITNYTDYDIKFPSLGDKAIIFERGGLLYTFDLQNESIKQIPVIIADDLANGRNEMKDASEEINSFAVSPDGKRIVLGARGDIFTLPAENGITLNLTETSGVHDRNVEWSPDGKYISFISDMTGEDEIYIMNQDGTELPVQLTFNSDTYKYNPVWSPDSKKLLWSDKKLRLQYLDIETKKVTLVDQALDWEMRDYSWAPDSRWITYILPETDGTSKVWVYDLENASKNPVTDEWYDCAGPAFSDDGKYLFFTSNRDFNPIYSWTEWNHAYRNMTKVYFITLAKETKSPFEPENDVVAVKKDEPAKSDDGDKKKKDGDKDEKKDEGVKVKIDFDGIAQRIIALPLDAG